In the Paenibacillus pabuli genome, one interval contains:
- a CDS encoding Imm7 family immunity protein, whose product MVSWYSKFPSLRSSRCSQKIFEWIATHLPGAYGLLYVHDDEAGDDINENRFLVWKLARGQLEKVKDPFLSPYIPVVEDSYDPSRDD is encoded by the coding sequence ATCGTCAGCTGGTACAGTAAATTCCCTTCGCTAAGGAGCAGTCGCTGCTCACAAAAAATTTTTGAATGGATTGCAACTCATTTACCTGGGGCTTATGGACTCCTATATGTTCATGATGATGAGGCTGGAGATGATATCAATGAAAATCGATTTCTAGTATGGAAATTGGCACGTGGGCAGCTGGAGAAAGTGAAAGATCCGTTCTTGTCACCTTACATACCAGTGGTAGAGGATTCATATGATCCGTCTAGAGATGATTAG